ACGGTTTTCCATATGAAGACTTTGATGCAGTTTAGGTTTGCGCATATCCATCTCCAGAATTACCGTTGAACGATCAACCAGCGCTAAACTAGCGCCCAGGTTAAGCGAGATAAATGATTTCCCTTCCCCGCTAATTGAAGAGGTGAAAAGCAATACTTGGCTTTTTGCCGGATCAGACCGCATAAATTGCAGGTTTGTACGCAATGCCCGAATCTGTTCACCAATAACAGACTGCATCCGGGGCTTAAATACTAAGTTATCACCCGAATTTTGCCGGCTTTTAACAATTTCTCCCAAGATCGGCGTCTGAGTAGCTTCTTCCACATCCGAACGACGCAAAACCCGATTATTGAGCATGTCCTTTACGGCAATAAGTCCAACCGGAACCAATAAGCCTAAGATGCTGAAAAGCAGATAGGTTGTCTTGTTAACAGGCTGAACCGGAACATCATCGGTACGTGGCTTATCAACGATTCGGCTGTCGGATACCGCTGAGGCAGCGGATAAAGCAGTTTCCTCTCTTTTTTGAAGCAGGTAAGTATACAAGCCATTTTTGATAACCTGCTGACGCGTGATATTCAATAAGGCTCGTTCTTTACCTGGGACGGTGCGGATCATGCTCTCAATCCGACGGTTATTAGCCAGCAATTGGTTTCGGCTGCTGGTAAGTTGCTGACGAATGTTCTGAATGTTTTCCGAGATACTTGATTTAACCGCTTTAATCTGGCTATCCAACGACTGCAAAAGAGGACTATTGGGAGCCATGATACGCGAAGATTCTTCCCGCTTTAGTTCAAGCTCGGAGACTTTCGTTAACAATCCATTCAAAACAGGATCACTCAAACTCAACGTTGCCGGTGCTATACTTTTATCGCCTGGTTGCTTTTCAATATAACGCTCAATTTCATTTAAGCCAGTTAAGCGCATATTAACATCGTTCAATTGAACATCATTAGTCTGCACATTTGTCAGAAACGTCTGTGCCTGGGCACTCAGATCTGTAATGCCTTGGGTTGACTTGTACATTTCAACTTCTTTCTCGACAGTTGAAAGTTCACCCGAGATCAAACTCAGCCGTTCTTCAATAAAACGAAGCATATTATTAGCTTCTTGATTCTTATCAGAGATAGACTCTTTGTTGTACTCATTGATTAGTTGAGTAAGAATCATTTCTCCCTTATCTGGCACGCTCTCGGAAAGGCTCATTTCCAACACGGTTGATTCCTTCAAAGCCGGTTCAACCTTTAAACTTGCCAGATACGCATTAACAACTTTAGAATGCGGCTTTACTATTGCTATAACCGGTGATGTAGTGTTGCTTATAGCTTTACGGGTAAAGATCCGTAGCTGACCGTATGGAGTTTTAATACTCTGGTTTACGGGATACGTTTGGCCATTTAAAAGCACCGAGTTGTTGTTCACGAATGAAATCTCCAGCTTGTTTGCGTAGAGTTGTGAATTCGGGTTTTCGAGAATAAGCCGGATGGGTGATTCTGCATAAACTTCCCGATCATAAGTCCCTGTCGGAAAATAATAGCGAACATCAAGGCCCAGATTACTTACCACTCGATCCATCAGAGTAAATGAAGTGAGAATTTCTATCTCATTCTCAATTACTTTGTTACTACCGAACAGATTAAGCTCTTTCATCAAGCCATCACCTGATAATCCACTTTTCTTTTCGTCTTTGATCAACACCGTTGCGTGGACCTTGTATACTGGTTCTTGATACAACAGATAAACATAAGCGCCGGCTAATGCCAATACTAATGAAACCACAAACCACGGCCATTTGCGGACATACCGCATCAACATGACTCGCAGATCAGGCTGCTGCTCTACTTCGTAGACCTGGTAGGGATTGTATGAATTTGTCATGATCTTAACTTTTATCTTAGTGCAGTACGTGATAGAATAAGCGCTATAATGGATAATGAACTTAAAACCAGGGGTATTAATTGGGATGTACGGTCAGCACTTGCCAATCTTACTTTGCCAGGTTCCACATAAACGATATCGTTTGGTCGTAGATAAAAGTAAGGAGACAGAAAGACATCGCGTTTGGTTAAATCAACCCGGTTGAATGTGCGCTGACCATTTTCTTCTCGAATAACCAATACGTTGTTTCGTTTTCCGTAAATTGTTATATCACCCGCCATACCCAAGGCAGCCGGCAAAGTAACCTGTTCGTTTAGAATAGAAAAAAGAGCTGGCCGAGCAACTTCACCCGTTACTGAAATCTGAAAATTCGTATTACGAACATTCACAACAGGTTCCTTTAAATACTCTAATAGCTTTTGTCGGATTTGTGTAGCCGCCTGTGTGTTGGTTAACCCCTGCACTTTTATTTTCCCAACGATTGGTAGTTCAATTTGACCTTCTTCATCGACCGTGTAGCCAGGGGTATATGGTTGTGTAGTTGTTGATCCAGGCTGAGCTCCTCCCATCGCTGAAATAGTAGCATAAGGATTAAAAAGTGCGGTTGCCTCCGCACTTAAACTACTTACTTGCACAGATAACACATCCCCAGCCTTAATTTTCGGTATGTAGCGGGCTGTAGCCACAATGGTGTCCTTATCCGTTAACTCTTTCTGATACAGCACTAACTCTTTACTGGAAATACAACTTCCCAGACTCAAAATTAAGCCAATAAAGCAATACCCAAACCAAGAATGACGTAAACGTAAATTCATATTCAACACTTTAAACATTACATTCAAACAATTGCGGCTAGTTCTGCGGCCAATTTTAGATGATGAAACAAGTTTGATGCATCAATCCAACACCTTTATGTGGAGATGATCTGACCATTCATCAGTAGCCATACGTATGGCTACTGATGAATGGCAGC
This Larkinella insperata DNA region includes the following protein-coding sequences:
- a CDS encoding GumC family protein; amino-acid sequence: MTNSYNPYQVYEVEQQPDLRVMLMRYVRKWPWFVVSLVLALAGAYVYLLYQEPVYKVHATVLIKDEKKSGLSGDGLMKELNLFGSNKVIENEIEILTSFTLMDRVVSNLGLDVRYYFPTGTYDREVYAESPIRLILENPNSQLYANKLEISFVNNNSVLLNGQTYPVNQSIKTPYGQLRIFTRKAISNTTSPVIAIVKPHSKVVNAYLASLKVEPALKESTVLEMSLSESVPDKGEMILTQLINEYNKESISDKNQEANNMLRFIEERLSLISGELSTVEKEVEMYKSTQGITDLSAQAQTFLTNVQTNDVQLNDVNMRLTGLNEIERYIEKQPGDKSIAPATLSLSDPVLNGLLTKVSELELKREESSRIMAPNSPLLQSLDSQIKAVKSSISENIQNIRQQLTSSRNQLLANNRRIESMIRTVPGKERALLNITRQQVIKNGLYTYLLQKREETALSAASAVSDSRIVDKPRTDDVPVQPVNKTTYLLFSILGLLVPVGLIAVKDMLNNRVLRRSDVEEATQTPILGEIVKSRQNSGDNLVFKPRMQSVIGEQIRALRTNLQFMRSDPAKSQVLLFTSSISGEGKSFISLNLGASLALVDRSTVILEMDMRKPKLHQSLHMENRMGLSNYLIGEATIDDLLRPIAGYENYFIITAGPLPPNPAELLSSPRLAQLFDELKARFDYVLVDSPPVGLVTDSQLIAPFADATMYLVRHDHTPKNHLRMVDALYREQRFQKLNIILNGVGEGESYYYNYGYGNYYGGGETNKKRRLGIGK
- a CDS encoding polysaccharide biosynthesis/export family protein; this translates as MNLRLRHSWFGYCFIGLILSLGSCISSKELVLYQKELTDKDTIVATARYIPKIKAGDVLSVQVSSLSAEATALFNPYATISAMGGAQPGSTTTQPYTPGYTVDEEGQIELPIVGKIKVQGLTNTQAATQIRQKLLEYLKEPVVNVRNTNFQISVTGEVARPALFSILNEQVTLPAALGMAGDITIYGKRNNVLVIREENGQRTFNRVDLTKRDVFLSPYFYLRPNDIVYVEPGKVRLASADRTSQLIPLVLSSLSIIALILSRTALR